One window from the genome of Pseudoliparis swirei isolate HS2019 ecotype Mariana Trench chromosome 24, NWPU_hadal_v1, whole genome shotgun sequence encodes:
- the cryba1l2 gene encoding crystallin, beta A1, like 2: protein MSRFTKTHMTSPMYIPNMETAPFFKVTVFEGEHFQGRCQEFTSECCNIHNCGLDNIRSIRVESGAWVGFEHLDFQGQQFVLERGEYPNWEAYSGSLAYHSERFMSFRPVFCASHHSSRMMIFEKENFLGRSTELCDDFPSLQAMGWFRPEVGSMHVQCGAFVCYEYPGYRGQQYIMECEKHSGDYQHWRNWGSHCQTPKIQSIRRIRH from the exons ATGAGTAGATTTACTAAAACCCACATGACCTCACCCATGTACATCCCTAACATGGAAACAGCCCCTTTCTTCAag GTGACTGTGTTCGAGGGGGAGCACTTCCAGGGCAGGTGTCAGGAGTTCACCTCCGAGTGCTGCAACATCCACAACTGCGGCCTGGACAACATCCGCTCCATCCGGGTGGAGAGTGGAGC CTGGGTGGGATTCGAGCACCTCGACTTCCAGGGCCAGCAGTTCGTGCTGGAGAGGGGCGAGTACCCCAACTGGGAGGCCTACAGCGGCTCCCTGGCCTACCACAGCGAGCGCTTCATGTCCTTCCGCCCCGTCTTCTGCGCC TCTCACCACAGCAGCCGCATGATGATCTTTGAGAAGGAGAACTTTCTGGGCCGCAGCACCGAGCTGTGCGACGACTTCCCGTCCCTGCAGGCCATGGGCTGGTTCCGGCCCGAGGTCGGGTCCATGCACGTTCAGTGCGGCGC CTTCGTGTGCTACGAGTACCCGGGCTATAGGGGCCAGCAGTACATCATGGAGTGTGAGAAGCACAGCGGAGACTACCAGCACTGGAGGAACTGGGGCTCCCACTGCCAGACCCCCAAGATCCAGTCCATCAGACGCATCCGGCACTGA
- the unc93b1 gene encoding protein unc-93 homolog B1 → MMDAADQEALVEDADQPLAPHNGVINELLDVGREDNMQGQMEEFLGPQAEYNEEEEERKYYRRKRLGVIKNVLAASVGAMIVYSVYMGLLQMQLILHYDTTYREVKYSNLGLENIDSKMMMGINVTPIIALLYTPVLIRFLGTKWMMFLASGIYALFVSTNYWERYYTLVPSAVAIGVAIVPLWASLGNYITRMAQQYYEYVHYTEDHGQKKLPKGACHQYIVVFHSLFYAIVHLSFVFAQFPMFVLNGYLHGMNHTLQNVKSCGANISGVIPGFNTTVLTNLPRSMLLIQVESVLMGFAFLAMIIFLVLCGPAYRPTEEIDLRSIGWGNIFQLPFKHLRDYRLRLLSPFFIYSGFETLFAITGFSLSYGVCVLGLDKLWLLVMVYGGSCSVFSSLSLCLLRLPRWTCLVGGAAVHAVLLVVLLAFSPPPRQVEYLGPLLVISVLWGLGTALNKTGVSTLLGMLYSEEKERLDFVYTIYHWWQAIAIFIVYLWSHLPMRAKLSILLATLAVACSCYWLMERRLAMKVPFRLPRIPRPRHKVKGYRYLEEDNSDESDSERSEEDDEEERVDGEHAVEEEMEKEEMVGAEDEEKGERRVDSPGARRRGAEGRRQREDARVKEAGSEEHEGG, encoded by the exons ATGGATGCAGCTGATCAAGAAGCGTTGGTGGAGGATGCGGATCAGCCTCTGGCGCCTCACAACGGCGTCATAAATGAACTGCTGGATGTGGGACGTGAAGACAACATGCAGGGCcag ATGGAGGAGTTCCTGGGCCCGCAGGCAGAGtacaacgaggaggaggaggagaggaagtactacaggaggaagaggctggGTGTCATCAAGAATGTCCTGGCAGCCAGTGTAGGAGCCATGATCGTGTACAGCGTGTACATGG GCCTCCTGCAGATGCAGCTGATCCTCCATTATGATACGACCTACCGGGAGGTGAAGTACAGCAACCTCGGCCTGGAGAACATCGACAGCAAGATGATGATGGGCATCAACGTCACCCCCATCATCGCCCTGCTGTACACCCCTGTTCtgatcag GTTCCTGGGCACCAAGTGGATGATGTTCCTGGCGTCGGGGATCTACGCGCTCTTCGTCTCCACCAACTACTGGGAGCGGTACTACACCTTGGTGCCGTCGGCCGTGGCCATCGGCGTGGCCATCGTGCCGCTCTGGGCCTCCCTGGGAAATTATATCACCAG GATGGCGCAGCAGTACTACGAGTACGTCCACTACACGGAGGACCACGGGCAGAAGAAGCTCCCCAAGGGGGCGTGTCACCAGTACATCGTCGTCTTCCACTCGCTCTTCTACGCCATCGTCCAC CTGAGTTTCGTGTTCGCGCAGTTCCCCATGTTTGTGCTGAACGGCTACCTCCACGGGATGAATCACACGCTCCAGAACGTCAAGTCCTGCG GCGCCAACATCAGCGGCGTGATCCCCGGCTTCAACACCACCGTGCTCACCAACCTGCCGCGCTCCATGCTGCTCATCCAGGTGGAGAGCGTCCTCATGGGCTTCGCCTTCCTCGCCATGATCATC TTCCTGGTGCTCTGTGGCCCCGCCTACCGCCCCACGGAGGAGATCGACCTGCGCAGCATCGGCTGGGGGAACATCTTCCAGCTGCCCTTCAAGCACCTGAGGGACTACAGGCTGCGGCTGCTGAGCCCGTTCTTCATCTACAGCGGCTTCGAGACGCTGTTCGCCATCACCGGCTTCTCCCTG tCCTACGGGGTGTGCGTCCTGGGCCTGGACAAGCTGTGGCTCCTGGTGATGGTGTACGGCGGCTCCTGCTCCGTGTtctcctcactctccctctgcctGCTGCGCCTCCCTCGCTGGACGTGCCTGGTGGGCGGCGCCGCGGTGCACGCcgtgctgctggtggtgctcCTGGCCTTCTCCCCACCTCCGAGACAGGTGGAGTACCtgggccccctgctggtgatcTCCGTGCTGTGGGGCCTCGGCACGGCGCTCAACAAGACCGGCGTGAGCA ctctgCTCGGCATGCTCTACTCCGAGGAAAAAGAGCGTCTGGACTTCGTCTACACCATCTACCACTGGTGGCAGGCCATCGCCATCTTCATCGTCTACCTGTGGTCACACCTGCCCATGAGG gccAAACTCTCCATCCTATTGGCCACTCTGGCGGTGGCCTGCTCCTGCTATTGGCTGATGGAGCGTCGGCTCGCCATGAAGGTGCCTTTCCGACTGCCTCGCATCCCGCGGCCGCGACACAAG GTCAAAGGTTACCGCTACCTGGAAGAAGACAACTCGGATGAGTCAGACTCTGAGAGAAGCGAGGAGGATGACGAAGAGGAGAGGGTGGACGGAGAGCACGCGGTggaagaagagatggagaaagaagaGATGGTGGGagcggaggacgaggagaaaggagagcggCGAGTCGACTCACCCGGAGCCCGGAGGAGAGGAGCCGAGGGTCGCCGGCAGAGGGAGGACGCGAGGGTGAAGGAGGCAGGGAGCGAAGAGCACgagggaggatga